The following are encoded together in the Planktothrix serta PCC 8927 genome:
- a CDS encoding ATP-dependent helicase — MTDDFDLDQVSSLYSIPTPEAESVVSDLTTNSLENIEQIQAFRAQKIEEIYQSLRPGQQQMADWKGGPLAISAVPGAGKSTGMAFAATLAIARYQLHGNHQLVIVTFTRSAAANIRAKVSQELKEMRLPLGGFFVYTLHGLALNIALKHPELSGLSLDNFTLILPTPSNRITRTCVEQWIAANPRHYQRLIEGVQFDGEETERLRRQSVLRTEVLPNLAWKVIQEAKSSGLQPQDLKEISEQIPDDYEVLKIAGGLYENYQNILRSQNLIDYDEMILAALRVLENPTIRQVWQNQVFAVFEDEAQDSTPLQSKLLRILACSSESITDDLDTLNLVRVGDPNQAINSTFTPADPIYFRRFCNDCEQLKRLATMDQAGRSSAIIIDAANYMLSWVNRSKLAGNEQPFQEQMIRLVGLNDHQSNANPPAYSRGLELCEPADIYQTVEWIVERIMTIIQDDPKGKFAILLRENKQGEFISSVFTNPQLYNIKIPEEFKTKIRIYDASQQARNSKIPAEILSLLQFLDRPHSPDYLKLALKVLGDRNLIPNLDYNKIAIHPEEFLYPGPLDPPQSEEIRKCRYFCCQLLQARLELPPYQLISFLALSLRYERTELATADKLAERIAKNTSGNHSMGTILDVLNDIVSSERFEPVDIDDEETSKESPYTREGQLTLITMHKAKGLDWDYVFIPFLQESTIPGSLRVLSQTKFLGELTLSEVARAQIRAASHGEESIPDVATAWEQAKDLKTAEEYRLLYVAMTRAKRFLWMAASRFSAYNWHKPENQQEQKACPVFIALKQQFPQHFLEKF; from the coding sequence ATGACAGACGATTTTGATCTTGATCAAGTTTCCTCCCTCTATTCTATACCAACGCCAGAAGCGGAATCGGTCGTTTCTGATCTGACAACGAATTCCTTAGAAAATATTGAGCAAATTCAAGCATTTCGAGCGCAAAAAATTGAAGAAATTTATCAAAGTTTACGTCCAGGTCAACAACAAATGGCAGATTGGAAGGGGGGGCCATTAGCGATTTCTGCCGTTCCAGGTGCTGGGAAATCAACGGGAATGGCCTTTGCAGCCACTTTAGCCATCGCTCGTTATCAACTGCATGGAAATCATCAATTAGTTATTGTAACATTTACTCGTTCAGCCGCTGCAAATATTCGAGCTAAAGTTAGTCAAGAACTCAAAGAAATGCGATTACCTTTAGGAGGGTTTTTTGTTTATACATTGCATGGTTTAGCTTTAAATATTGCCTTAAAACATCCTGAATTATCGGGATTAAGTTTAGACAATTTTACTTTAATTTTACCCACTCCCAGTAATCGAATTACTCGCACCTGTGTTGAACAGTGGATTGCTGCTAATCCTCGCCATTATCAACGGTTAATTGAGGGAGTTCAATTTGATGGAGAAGAAACAGAAAGATTAAGACGTCAATCGGTTTTACGGACAGAAGTTTTACCGAATTTAGCTTGGAAAGTGATTCAAGAAGCCAAAAGTTCAGGACTGCAACCCCAAGATTTAAAAGAAATTTCAGAACAAATTCCTGATGATTATGAAGTTTTAAAAATAGCAGGAGGATTATATGAAAATTATCAAAATATATTGCGATCGCAGAATTTAATTGATTATGATGAAATGATTTTAGCAGCCTTGCGAGTCTTAGAAAATCCCACAATTCGTCAAGTTTGGCAAAATCAAGTTTTTGCCGTTTTTGAAGATGAAGCTCAAGATTCTACCCCTCTACAAAGTAAACTCTTGAGAATTTTAGCTTGTTCTTCTGAGTCAATTACTGATGATTTAGACACTTTGAATTTGGTTAGAGTCGGTGATCCTAATCAAGCGATTAACTCAACCTTTACTCCGGCTGATCCGATTTATTTTCGTCGTTTTTGTAATGATTGTGAACAGTTAAAACGATTAGCCACAATGGATCAAGCAGGACGAAGTAGTGCGATTATTATTGATGCAGCTAACTATATGTTGTCCTGGGTAAATCGATCAAAATTAGCCGGAAATGAACAACCTTTTCAAGAGCAAATGATTCGTTTAGTCGGATTGAATGACCATCAATCGAATGCTAATCCTCCCGCATACAGTCGAGGTTTAGAACTCTGTGAACCTGCGGATATTTATCAAACCGTTGAGTGGATTGTGGAACGAATTATGACGATTATTCAAGACGATCCTAAAGGTAAATTTGCTATTTTACTTCGAGAGAATAAACAAGGAGAGTTTATTTCTAGCGTTTTTACTAATCCCCAATTGTATAATATTAAAATTCCCGAAGAATTTAAAACTAAAATTCGGATTTATGATGCTTCCCAACAGGCGCGAAATTCTAAAATCCCAGCAGAAATTTTATCTTTATTACAATTTTTAGATCGTCCCCATTCACCGGATTATTTAAAATTAGCGTTAAAAGTATTAGGCGATCGCAATTTAATTCCGAATTTAGATTATAATAAAATTGCGATTCATCCCGAAGAATTTTTGTATCCTGGCCCCCTTGATCCGCCACAATCAGAAGAAATTCGGAAATGTCGTTATTTTTGTTGTCAATTATTACAAGCGCGTTTAGAACTTCCTCCCTATCAATTGATCTCCTTTTTAGCGTTATCCTTGCGCTATGAAAGAACGGAATTAGCAACGGCTGATAAATTAGCAGAACGCATTGCTAAAAACACATCTGGGAACCATTCAATGGGAACAATTTTAGATGTTTTAAACGATATTGTTAGTTCTGAACGGTTTGAACCCGTTGATATTGATGATGAAGAAACCTCTAAAGAAAGTCCCTATACGCGAGAAGGTCAATTAACATTAATTACTATGCACAAAGCCAAAGGATTAGATTGGGATTATGTGTTTATTCCCTTCTTACAAGAGTCTACAATTCCCGGTAGTTTACGAGTTTTATCCCAAACAAAATTTTTAGGAGAATTAACCCTTTCTGAAGTCGCACGCGCTCAAATTCGAGCCGCATCTCATGGAGAAGAATCGATTCCTGATGTCGCTACCGCTTGGGAACAAGCCAAGGATTTAAAAACCGCAGAGGAATATCGATTACTCTATGTTGCCATGACTAGAGCCAAGCGTTTTCTTTGGATGGCTGCATCGCGTTTTTCTGCTTACAATTGGCATAAACCAGAAAATCAGCAAGAACAAAAAGCCTGTCCGGTTTTTATCGCTTTAAAACAACAATTTCCTCAACATTTTTTAGAGAAATTTTAA
- a CDS encoding RuBisCO accumulation factor 1 — MSQTPQDPSLPLSSEPDPSANTANLVQLLRRKQGNWVEWGDACAKLQKSGYNPQQIFEETGFEPIQQNQVIVASQVFTSLVKGNLAEEIQSHFQHRGSDILYEFRILNQDERIIATEFADQRKLDADEARELAKAMKEFSRFSIFPEGFSNHPGDILAYQALKSARQHNDLQERSRLIAKGLKYAHTATAREKIEQLLTDFSVITKRSAPSLPIYRLETEEYLPRLIPVAGEFPITLSDFTAVPLIEELGKFRIVKSSGNAAWVGVPGWQVVMNAEDPVAILGNSANLPNPLPGQPEPVLIIVDRSQREWNGDAYFLVEESNHLDLQWFDENPGINLLGKLLLVVRPKKVWDEDQNHDVWQIDE; from the coding sequence ATGAGTCAAACACCACAAGATCCTTCCCTTCCCCTGTCTTCGGAGCCAGACCCTTCGGCAAATACTGCTAATTTAGTGCAATTATTACGTCGTAAACAAGGAAATTGGGTCGAGTGGGGTGATGCCTGTGCTAAGTTACAAAAATCAGGTTATAATCCCCAACAAATTTTTGAAGAAACGGGATTTGAACCGATTCAACAAAATCAAGTGATTGTAGCTTCACAGGTGTTTACCTCCTTAGTTAAAGGCAATTTAGCCGAGGAAATTCAATCCCATTTTCAACATCGGGGGAGTGATATTTTATATGAATTTCGGATTTTGAACCAAGATGAAAGAATTATTGCCACAGAATTTGCTGATCAACGTAAATTAGATGCTGATGAAGCCAGAGAATTAGCAAAAGCAATGAAAGAATTCTCTCGGTTTTCGATTTTCCCAGAAGGCTTTTCTAATCATCCTGGAGATATTTTAGCTTATCAAGCTTTGAAATCCGCACGACAACACAATGATTTGCAAGAGCGATCGCGTTTAATTGCCAAAGGGTTAAAATATGCTCACACCGCAACCGCCAGAGAAAAAATTGAACAACTGTTAACGGATTTTTCAGTTATTACAAAACGTTCCGCGCCTAGTTTACCCATTTATCGTTTAGAAACTGAAGAATATCTGCCGCGATTAATCCCGGTAGCGGGGGAATTTCCTATAACTTTATCAGACTTTACGGCAGTTCCTTTGATTGAAGAATTAGGGAAATTTCGCATTGTTAAATCGTCAGGAAATGCGGCTTGGGTTGGGGTTCCGGGGTGGCAAGTGGTGATGAATGCTGAAGATCCCGTTGCTATTTTAGGGAATAGTGCTAATTTACCCAATCCTTTACCCGGTCAACCGGAACCTGTTTTAATCATTGTAGATCGCTCTCAACGAGAATGGAATGGAGATGCCTATTTCTTAGTAGAAGAATCTAATCATTTAGACTTACAATGGTTTGATGAAAATCCAGGGATTAATTTACTGGGAAAATTGCTGTTAGTGGTGCGTCCGAAGAAAGTATGGGATGAGGATCAAAATCATGATGTTTGGCAAATTGATGAATAA
- the prmA gene encoding 50S ribosomal protein L11 methyltransferase, producing MANSWWEIKVLCDPMLEDDVFWRVETFGCRGTASQIKNNSCLISAYLPEEKAHLLDLAALSLLLRQDALCLEVPIPAVAWDLIDEQDWSHSWKKYWEPTPIGDRFLVYPAWLTLPEHCDRLLLRLDPGIAFGTGTHATTQLCLESLEMRLGGEPTQAVIADIGCGSGILSIGAILLGASKVYAVDTDSLATRATKENSELNQISPEQIIIQDGSVEQVIEVADQPVDGIVCNILAEVIIDLIPQFDAIAKKNTWAVLSGILMDQAKPIADTLEQHGWVVATLWRRQEWCCFNIRRA from the coding sequence ATGGCTAATAGTTGGTGGGAAATTAAGGTATTGTGTGATCCGATGCTAGAGGATGATGTCTTCTGGCGCGTGGAAACGTTTGGTTGTCGGGGAACGGCCAGTCAAATTAAAAATAATTCCTGCCTGATATCAGCCTATTTACCCGAAGAAAAAGCGCATTTGCTGGATTTAGCAGCACTTTCGTTGTTATTGCGTCAAGACGCACTCTGTTTAGAAGTACCCATTCCGGCTGTAGCTTGGGATTTAATTGATGAACAGGACTGGTCACATTCTTGGAAAAAATATTGGGAACCCACCCCCATTGGCGATCGCTTTTTAGTTTATCCGGCTTGGTTAACATTACCAGAACATTGCGATCGCTTATTATTACGTTTAGATCCGGGAATTGCCTTTGGAACCGGAACTCATGCTACCACCCAACTCTGTTTAGAATCCTTAGAAATGCGATTAGGAGGAGAACCCACTCAAGCGGTGATCGCAGATATTGGGTGCGGTTCGGGAATTTTATCCATTGGGGCAATTTTATTAGGCGCGTCTAAAGTTTATGCTGTTGATACTGATTCTTTAGCCACTCGTGCTACCAAAGAAAATAGTGAATTAAATCAGATTTCACCCGAACAAATTATTATTCAAGATGGGAGTGTGGAACAGGTGATTGAGGTGGCAGATCAACCAGTAGATGGGATTGTTTGTAATATTTTAGCTGAAGTTATTATTGATTTAATTCCTCAATTTGATGCGATCGCCAAGAAAAATACTTGGGCAGTTTTAAGCGGTATTTTAATGGATCAAGCTAAACCCATTGCGGATACTTTAGAGCAACATGGTTGGGTTGTCGCTACCTTATGGCGTCGGCAAGAATGGTGTTGTTTTAATATTCGACGAGCTTGA
- the serA gene encoding phosphoglycerate dehydrogenase, whose amino-acid sequence MPKVLVSDSIDQVGIDILSQVAQVDVKIGLPPEELVRIIPEYDALMIRSGTRVTQEMIEVADNLKIIGRAGVGVDNVDVPAATRKGIVVVNSPEGNTIAAAEHALAMMLSLSRYIPDANQSAKSGKWDRKSFIGVEVYKKTLGIVGLGKIGSHVAAAAKAMGMRLLAYDPFISQERADQIGCRLVDLDLLIRESDYMTLHIPKTKETYHLFNGEVFAKMKPTARLINCARGGVIDEAALAEALRNGQLAGAALDVFENEPLEADSPLRELGSKIVLTPHLGASTEEAQVNVAIDVAEQIRDVLLGLPARSAVNIPGLYPDVLEKLKPYLQLAETLGNLVGQLAGGRVDFLDVRLQGELAGTNSQAVVVASLKGLLSQALRERVNYVNASIEAKERGIRVIETRDASVTDYTGSLHLEAKGTLGSHSVTGALLGDQEIRITSVDDFPINVPPTRYMLFTLHRDMPGIIGKIGSLLGSFNVNIASMQVGRKIVRGEAVMVLSLDDPLPEGILAEIMKVSGIRDAYTVTL is encoded by the coding sequence ATGCCCAAGGTTCTTGTATCCGATTCGATTGATCAAGTTGGTATAGACATCCTCTCTCAAGTCGCTCAGGTGGATGTCAAAATAGGTTTACCCCCAGAAGAACTGGTGCGGATTATTCCAGAGTATGACGCTTTGATGATCCGGTCTGGAACTCGTGTAACCCAAGAAATGATTGAAGTCGCCGATAACCTTAAAATTATTGGTCGCGCCGGGGTTGGCGTGGATAATGTGGACGTTCCCGCCGCCACCCGCAAAGGGATTGTTGTCGTCAACTCCCCCGAAGGAAATACCATTGCCGCCGCCGAACACGCCTTGGCGATGATGCTGTCTCTGTCTCGCTACATTCCCGATGCTAACCAATCGGCTAAAAGTGGAAAGTGGGATCGTAAAAGCTTCATTGGCGTAGAAGTTTATAAGAAAACCCTAGGAATTGTGGGGTTGGGTAAGATTGGTTCTCACGTCGCAGCAGCAGCGAAAGCGATGGGGATGAGACTCTTGGCTTATGACCCGTTTATTTCCCAAGAACGGGCTGATCAAATTGGTTGTCGGTTAGTGGACTTGGATCTGTTGATTCGGGAGTCCGATTATATGACGCTACATATCCCTAAAACCAAAGAAACCTATCATCTGTTCAATGGGGAAGTCTTCGCTAAAATGAAGCCCACCGCCCGCTTGATCAACTGTGCTAGAGGCGGTGTCATCGATGAAGCAGCCTTAGCTGAAGCTTTACGGAATGGTCAACTGGCGGGAGCCGCCCTAGATGTGTTTGAAAACGAACCCCTAGAAGCTGATTCTCCCCTGCGGGAATTGGGCTCTAAAATTGTCCTCACTCCCCACCTGGGAGCTTCTACAGAGGAAGCGCAAGTGAATGTGGCGATCGATGTCGCTGAACAAATTCGGGACGTGTTACTGGGCCTGCCAGCCCGTTCTGCGGTGAATATTCCAGGGTTGTACCCGGATGTTTTGGAAAAACTCAAACCCTATCTGCAACTGGCAGAAACTCTGGGTAATTTGGTCGGTCAGTTAGCTGGGGGACGAGTCGATTTCCTCGATGTCCGTTTACAAGGGGAATTGGCTGGAACTAATAGCCAAGCGGTGGTTGTGGCTTCTCTGAAGGGGTTACTGTCCCAAGCTTTACGCGAACGGGTGAACTATGTAAACGCTAGTATTGAAGCCAAAGAACGGGGTATCCGAGTGATTGAAACCCGTGATGCTTCGGTGACGGACTACACGGGATCGCTGCATTTAGAAGCAAAAGGGACTTTAGGCAGTCATTCTGTTACCGGAGCCTTATTAGGAGATCAAGAAATTCGGATCACCAGTGTTGATGATTTCCCGATTAACGTTCCTCCTACCCGTTATATGTTATTTACCCTTCACCGGGATATGCCAGGGATTATTGGTAAAATTGGCTCGCTTTTGGGCAGCTTTAATGTCAATATTGCCAGTATGCAAGTCGGACGTAAAATCGTGCGGGGGGAAGCTGTCATGGTCTTAAGCCTCGATGACCCTTTACCCGAAGGTATACTGGCAGAAATTATGAAAGTCTCTGGCATCCGTGATGCCTATACGGTAACGCTGTAA
- a CDS encoding DUF4349 domain-containing protein, whose protein sequence is MNSHQIRTQTASKLGFCLGLIVSTFALFSCSSLNESNSAKVMSSPANAPVPAAESRQMADSAPEQTTPEPKKQSQLIKRAQLTLVVQSIHQTTESITEIIRKQQGDILKFEAQKSPDNSQRQTAYLEFRVPQQRLETTLNSLAKLGTVENQMITAEDVSDQLVDFQARLRNLRKSEEMVLKIMERSGSVGDVLKAANELSTIRESIERIDAQLRSLQNQVAYSTITLNIESVVSATPTQENLGLRVQETWGMATHAMGEFTWLLVGLMLWLLAFSPYLLIIGGAVYGYRWYRQTQMK, encoded by the coding sequence ATGAATAGTCATCAAATTCGCACTCAGACCGCATCAAAGCTAGGATTTTGCCTAGGATTAATTGTATCAACTTTCGCCTTATTCAGTTGCAGTTCTCTCAATGAAAGTAATTCTGCAAAAGTCATGAGTTCCCCGGCTAACGCACCTGTCCCGGCGGCAGAAAGCCGACAAATGGCTGATTCTGCACCGGAACAAACGACTCCAGAACCTAAAAAACAATCCCAATTAATTAAACGCGCTCAATTGACGTTAGTAGTACAGTCCATTCATCAAACCACAGAATCCATTACTGAAATTATACGCAAACAACAAGGAGATATTTTAAAATTTGAAGCTCAAAAATCCCCAGATAATAGTCAGCGTCAAACGGCTTATTTAGAGTTTAGAGTTCCCCAACAACGATTAGAAACAACGTTAAATTCTTTAGCCAAATTGGGAACAGTAGAAAATCAAATGATTACAGCCGAGGATGTTTCTGATCAATTAGTAGATTTTCAAGCTCGACTGCGAAATTTACGCAAATCGGAAGAAATGGTCTTAAAAATTATGGAACGTTCCGGTTCCGTTGGAGATGTTCTCAAAGCGGCTAATGAACTGAGTACGATTCGAGAATCTATTGAACGCATTGATGCTCAGTTAAGAAGTTTACAAAATCAAGTGGCTTATTCTACGATTACTTTAAATATTGAATCAGTAGTTTCTGCTACTCCAACTCAAGAAAATTTGGGGTTAAGAGTACAAGAAACCTGGGGAATGGCGACTCATGCAATGGGAGAATTCACTTGGTTATTAGTAGGATTAATGTTGTGGTTATTGGCTTTTAGTCCTTATTTATTAATCATTGGAGGTGCAGTTTATGGTTATCGTTGGTATCGTCAGACTCAAATGAAATAA
- a CDS encoding photosystem II S4 domain protein produces the protein MLPRDELLKGIENRESLARVLDLAEQALKNWEITLTDFLSPPELAESEKVFSRLTELQMVAWGGYPQAERQRLGIARSDLPLDPSQVSVVVLEISGNFLFDPATHRDFLGSMLGTGIVRDKTGDIIVLGERGAQTIVTPELADFLELNLTQVRSVPVKTQRIDPGELKVKEPKKKDLTTVEASLRLDAVASAGFGMSRSKMVSLIDGGDVRVNWKEITQASHQVKSGDLIAIRGKGRLEVKDIVITKKQRYRVELSRYQ, from the coding sequence ATGTTACCTCGAGATGAACTTTTAAAAGGCATTGAAAATCGAGAAAGTCTAGCACGAGTTCTGGATCTAGCAGAACAAGCTCTCAAAAACTGGGAAATTACCTTAACGGATTTCCTTTCTCCTCCCGAATTGGCAGAATCGGAAAAGGTTTTTAGTCGATTAACAGAATTACAGATGGTCGCCTGGGGAGGCTATCCCCAAGCGGAACGCCAACGTCTAGGAATTGCTCGATCTGACTTACCACTTGATCCCTCCCAGGTGAGCGTTGTGGTTTTAGAGATTTCAGGGAATTTTCTCTTTGATCCTGCTACCCATCGAGACTTTTTAGGATCGATGTTAGGGACGGGTATTGTTCGAGATAAAACGGGGGATATTATTGTTTTAGGAGAACGAGGTGCCCAAACTATTGTGACGCCAGAATTAGCAGATTTTTTAGAATTAAATCTGACACAAGTTCGTTCTGTTCCAGTGAAAACACAACGAATTGATCCCGGTGAATTAAAGGTTAAAGAACCCAAGAAAAAAGACTTAACAACGGTAGAAGCTTCCCTGCGTTTAGATGCAGTTGCTTCTGCTGGTTTTGGAATGTCTCGGAGCAAAATGGTGAGTTTAATTGATGGGGGAGATGTGCGGGTGAATTGGAAGGAAATCACCCAAGCTAGTCATCAAGTGAAATCCGGGGATTTAATTGCTATTCGGGGAAAAGGACGTTTAGAAGTGAAGGATATTGTGATTACAAAAAAACAACGATATCGAGTTGAGTTAAGTCGGTATCAGTAA